Part of the Sulfurimonas denitrificans DSM 1251 genome is shown below.
GGTGTAAACCTTTTTTATAGTCATCCAAGAACTCATTTACTTTATGTTGCAGGCAGAGTGAGCCACACATTGTTTGAGCATCAAAATTCTCAGATGAGATATGATTCATAATCTCCCAGTATTTTTCGCTTTTTACAATATCTCTAAATCTTGTTTGGGTAATATTGCCTATATGAAAACGGCTATATTTTTCATTAAAGAACATTCCACATGGAGCCACTAACCCTGAGCCTGATATTTGTAGTTGAAACGGTGCCCCATAGCATTTTTGGTAGCTTCGTTTTCCTTCACTATTTATCTTAGACCACTTAACAGATACTTGGTACTCATCATCGCTATAAGATTCCGCCTCTTCTAAAATATGTGTTAGTTCTGCGTATTTGGAATAATCAACGCCAAGCGCTCCATCTTCGCTATCACTTGTGTGCTTTACCACTAAGTAGTCTGGTCTAATCTCTTTACCAAGTTTTGCAAGTGGTATTACTTGATCTGCATCTTCTGGCATAAGTACCATCTGCATGCCGATTGTTACACTTAAGTTGTTCTTTTTCTTTATCTCTACCATATCTTTTATATTTTGAATAACCTGATAAAAGTAATCTTCTTTAACTCCCATAATCTCACCATATCTCTTTGCTTCACCTGCTGAAATATTTACTCTAAGGTATGTTAGATGAGGAAGGATTCTCTCTAGTGCCTCATATCTTGTGTTATAGCCATGGGTTGCTACTGCCATTGATAAACCAAGCTGTGAACCTCTTATAATTGTATGCTCATAAACAGGCGAGAGGGTGCTCTCCCCATCACTAACAAGGCTAATTGCCTTAACTCCTATCTCAGCACAATCTTCTAAAAAATTATCAATAACATCTTTTGTAATATCAAATCTATCATTCTCTTGTAATCTTGCATAACAAAAATGACAACCATAATTACAAGCTCTAGTTAGAGCCATATCTATGGTTATAGGGACTATTCTCTCTCCTTTGTCCCACTGCTTTATCCGTTCTTGATGCCAATATATTTTTGTAGCATCGAGTATGATTTTATTGTCTTTTTTTATTTGCATCTGTTTTTCCTTCTAAGAGCACAATAATTGGAATATTGTTTAATTTTTCTCGTAAATAAGCCTCATACGTCACTAAAACATCATATACGTCATCTTTTTGTACATATAACTCTACTTTTATAGATTGATTATGTACATCTATTACCTTAAGTTTTTCTTTAAAAATTTGACTTAATCCACTGACTCTTTCAAACTGTTTATCAGCAGTCAATTTTTTCCAGAGTTTTAGTTCAGGCGATTCATATCTGTAATATTCTCTTTCACTCACCTTTTGCATCCTTTTTAAGCTTTATGTATATAGTGATCTGGAAAATTTTTCAAATCTTCATAATTTAATTCCATCCATCTTACTACATCGTCAATACCATCACTTAGCTTTACATGTGGAGTTAGATTAAACTCTCTTAAGAGCTTTTCATTGTTCATTAGATAGAGATTATCCTCAGATGTTCTCTCTTGGACAAGTTCTATCTGCTCTAAGATGTTTTTGCCGAGCTTGTTACAAATTAAATTAACCAAATCATATATGGAGATGGTTTTTGTGTCGCTTAGATGGTAAATTTCACCGCTTTTTGCCTCTTTGGCAATTTTTAGTGTAGCCTTGCAAACATCATCTATGTGAATAAAGCTCCTTACTGCTTTACCTCCACCATGGAGTTGAAGTTTTTGATTTTTCTTTATCATCAAAATTGTTTTTGGGATTATTCTGTAGAGCTGTTGATATGCTCCATAGACATTTGAAGCTCTAGTGTAGTTAATAGGAAACCCATGCGTTTTAAAATAGCTATACAAAATAAGGTCTGCACTTGCCTTTGAGGCTGCATAAGGTGAAGATGGCAGCAGAGCCATGGACTCTTTTATGTTGTTGCAACTCCCATATACTTCAGGTGTGGATACCTGCACAAACTTTTTAATAAAGCTAAATTTATATATCTTGTCTAAAAGTGCAACTAATGAGAGAGTGTTTGTGTTGAACCACTCAAGCGGTGCATCCCAGCTTTGGGCAACCATTCCTTGAGCTGCAAAGTTTATGATGTAGTCAATCTTATTATCAAAAATAAGGTCTGAAATATTTTGAGAATCATTGTTGATGTCTAGTTGAAAAAACTTTACTCTGTTTTGTTTAGGGTTGTTTTTGTAAGCTAAAAGAGAGTCATGATACTCAGCACTTCTGCTAATGGCAAAAATCTTTGCATCTTCTTCATTATCAAGGAGATAGTTAATAAATGAGCCGCCTGAGAAGCTGTTGCTCCCTAGAACTAAATACTTCACTACAGAGATCTCATATATACTGGACCGTTATGTTCTATCATCTTTTTAACTTCATCTCTTACACTCTCTTTAGTGGGTGATAAAATCAGTATATTTTTTAAGATAGATATTAGTTTGATGTCATCATCATCCATACAGTGGCTTCTGCCAAGCATAGAAAAGTAGTTATCTGCACCGACTCCAATGATTTTTATATTTAGTTTATGCTCATTTACATCATATCTAAGCTGCTCGTAAGCTCTCATAGTAATAAAAGGTATTTGAGAGTAGATAATTGGCTTTAAACCAGTCATTGACATACCCGCAGCCATACTTACGGTTGCTTGTTCATTTATGCCTGTATTAAAAGCTCTGTTTGAATGGTTATCAAAAAACTCGTCTAAGACCGCAAAACCCATATCTCCTGCTAAGAGCACCATAGATTCATCTTCTTTAAAATAAGAGTAAAGTTCTTTCATAATATCTTGTTTTGATACTAAGTTACTCATTGTCCAACTCCAGTACATATCCATCTAGTGTAGGGCATCTGAAGTGATGTTTTTGAGAATCTTCTAATATTGTTACTCCTTTACCTTTAATAGTACGGGCAAACATGATAGAGAAATTTTTATTTTTAGTATTATAAAATTTATCAAAACACTCAGATATAAGCTCCTCATTATGACCATCAATATCATAAAAACCATCATCTATAAAAGAGCTTAAGACTTTTGAGAGTCTATTATTATCAAGCGCTATATCATCAACCCTTCCCATTGCTTGGAGATTATTTGCATCTACGATGACCATCAGGTTGTCTAGTTTAAATCTATAGGCAAGCATCAAAGCTTCCATATTGCTTCCCTCTTGCATCTCGCCATCGCCAACCATGCAGATAACTCTGTTTGGTTTATTTTGGATTTTAAAAGATTGAGCCATTCCCACAGCTATTGGAAGACCGTGACCGAGTGAACCAGTTGAAGCTTCTATCATGTAGTTGCTATTTTGCGTAAGACAACCTTTTATTGAAGCTTCATCAGTGTTGAATTTTTCGAGTTCAAAGTCTGGCAAGAAACCAAGTTCATTTAAGATGATGTAGTAAGCATACGCACCATGTCCTTTGCTCAGTATAAACCTATCTCTAGAGTCATCTTGTGGATTGTTTTTTGTATATTTTAAATATTTATTAAAAAGGACACTTAAAATTTCTACTGTTGAGAGTGATGGGGCTAAGTGTCCAGCTCCTGTATCACAAGAGAGTTTTATAGTCTTGTGTCTAATCTCTTTAGAGTTTATCATTTAAAGATTTCCTATATAAAATTTACATGAGCATTTGGATGTTTTAATGCCCATAAATATCGATTAACTTCATCCATTCTACAGTTTTTTCTACAAGAAGATATATCTAGTTCATTTTTTACATAGTTAATATTTTGTTTTCTTTTGTCACCTTGCCAAATCTCTTTAAAAGTTTGAGTATTGATATTTCCCAAGTTGAAATTTTCATTTCCTAAAAACGCACTACAACTATAAACAGAACCATCTGCCATAATATATCCCCAAAAAAATGGAGTAGCATAACATTTTTCATAAGGCTGTTTTAACTCTTCTAATTTTTTCATAGTATTTGCTCTAAAGATTACTTTAAACTCATCAGTCTCATATTTTTTTAGCTCTTCCTCGAGACCCATCATGCTTTTATAAGTTAAACCTTCATATTTTCTAGAAGTCCCATATAGACTCTGTGTATAAGGTTTTATAACCAAGTAATCTACACCGATTTGAGACATTTTTTTAGCTAGCAAAATGGCACTTTGCATGTTTTCTGGAAGCAAAAGCATTTGAGCACCGATAGTACAACTGTAATTGTTCTCTTTTTTAATCTTTACAGCAGTAGATAAGTTATCCACTACCTTGTCAAAATCTTCAGGTTTTGTTTGGTGAACAGAAGCATAAGTATCTCTATCTCCTGCATTGATGCTAACTTTAATCCATTTACAATTTTTTACATAATTTTTGACAGTTGTCTCATTTATGGCTACGGCATTTGTAGTTAAGGAGGTATCAATTCCTACTTCACTACAAATATCTAAGATATTTGGAAGTGGTTTGTAAAGAGTTGGTTCGCCTTCACCTGCAAACATAATGCTCTTTACTCCCAAGGAGGCCATTTCCCTGATTCTATCACCTAAAATCTTCTCATCTTGTTTGATGCTTTTGTAACCAATATAATCAACTGAACAAAATGTGCACCTGTGGTTACATGAGCCTATAGGTGTAATCTCCAAGTATATAGGATAAATCTCTTTTTGTTTTTCCCAATCATCTTTAGTCTCATACCATTTTGAAACTTCTAGAGGATGATAGAGTAGTTTATGAGAATCTATTGAGTATGTATCAGCCATTTGGTTGTCCATCATTGATAATGTTTAATAGTTTTTGAATAAAACCTTTGTAGCTGTTCTCTTGTAATAATCGTTTAAAATCTTTTTTTGGTGATTTTTTCAATAAAACTTTTTCTATATCTTCAAATGTTTTAAAAAAAACTACTGCTTCGCTATATGATTTTTCTTTTGATAATTTTCTGCAATCATAAACTATAGGTATTGCCCCACAAGCGGCCGCTTCAAGTGTTCTTTGTTGTAGTATGTAGTTTTGATGTGGTGCAAAAGCGAAGGTAGCACTATTATAGACCTCTGCTATCTCTTCTCCATAATTGAGTACACCTTTGTAGTATGGTCTTAGTACTTCGTACTTATCCCAGCCTGAGCCATAAATCTCTATTTTGTACTTTGATTTAATTTGACAAAGGTCAATTAAAGAAATATCTCTGATAATAAATGGAATAATTCTTGCACTCAGATAGTGCTTATCTAGACGAAAAGTATTTGAAATCTTATCTATCTTTTCGTCTGTAAACTCTCCTCCAGCATGAAAAAAAGATATCATGAATTTTACTGCTTCATTGACTTGATCATTGTCCTCTGGAATAAAATCTAAGTAAGAACTTCCTATAAAAACAATCTTTTTTTCTCTTTTTATTGATGGGTTAAGCTTATAAATTTTTTCATTGACACAAAAGCTTTGTCTTTGAAACTCTACACCTTTTTTCTCTAATAAATCATCAATCAAATTTACTAAGGAAAATATATAGTCTCTCTTTCTAAGTGTTATTTTAGAGTCATCACTTAGATATGGCATAGGGTCTTGAACCCATACAAAGTTAAAAACATCATCACTTAAAAAACTATTTCTAATGAAGTTAATGTTGATAGTTACATGTGGGTTAAATTCAAAGATTTTTTTATAATTGTTATACTCTTCATGTCCTTCATAGAGATGAAAAAATACTTCATATCCCATCTCTATTAAGGTATCAGCAATATTTTTTGATATATGTTGCATTACGGTTGTGCAGCTGTGCGCAAATAGATAAAACCTTAGTGGTTCATTAAAGTCTAGCTTTGCATTTTTTAATCTATCTACATATATGTTATTTAATTTTTGCCTGAATAATTGAGCTTCATTTATGGCTTTGGTTAGATTTTCTGATATTACATCTACTTCTTCTTGTAAAATATCTAGCCCGTTAAAGTCAATCTTTGTAGGAAGTCTAAACTCTCCCTGCGCTAAATCATCTACAAGAGAGTTGATAGGAAGATGTACTAGATTAGCTAAATTTGAATCTATCTTTTCGCCGTTATAGTAGCAAACCTGTAAAAATTCATGGTCTTGATCATCGCTTCTATTTTGTTGTTTTGCAACTCTAAGCGCTTCTTTACTAGAGAGAAAGTAAGTATCAGGCTCAATCATAATTTAATCTTTATGTTTAGTTTTAAAGAGTAAAATACTATAAATTTACTTAAAGTGTGTTTGAATGGAAACTTTTACAAAACAGTACATCTCTAAACTGGTTGATACTCTAAAGAAGAGCGATTTAAAATCTATTTCTAAAATAGTTGATGCCTTGGATAATGCCAAAGGCAAAATCTATATTATCGGTAATGGTGGAAGTGCAGCAACTGCATCGCATATGGTAAATGACTTAGGTGCAGGGCTTAGGCGCAGAGGTATAAAAAGCTTTGATGTTGAGAGTCTTAGCGATAATACACCAGTTTGCAGTGCATTAGCAAACGATATAGGTTATAAAAATATTTTTTACATGCAACTAAAAGATAGATTAAAACCAGAAGATATTCTTATAGCAATCTCTTGTAGCGGAAACTCTAAAAACATTACAAAAGCTGTAAAATACGCTAAAAAAATAGGTTCAAAAATCATAGGAATTACAGGTTTTGATGGTGGAAAATTAAAAAAACGCTCAGATATAAACTTTCATGTTGAGACAGATGCAGGAGAGTATGGTATTGTGGAAGATATGCACATGGTCTTAAACCATATAATTTACAGCTATTATATATCTAAGGCTTAGCTTAAGATATTTTTTATCATATCGTCTATATCGATGCTCATCTGTTTTATTGCACGAGTATCAACTTTTGTTCCTATAAGAAGCTTGGCTTTTTTGATTAGCTCCTCTTTAGTCTCTACCCAGACCATGAGATTGTTGTCTATTTGATACTTGTCATAGTGGCTTATAAAGCTTCTTGTAGAGATTGTAGGAGTTCCTAAAAAGCAAGCTTCAGAGTTTATAGTTCCACCTCCGCCTATGAACAAATCACAAAAGAAAAGCAGATGTTGTATCTCTACTTTTTCTTCTAAAACAGAAGCCAAAGGAAACGCTTTTTTTAGGTAATTGCTCTCATATCTAGGTATGATAATGATATTTGAGTTAGTTAGTTTTTGTATCTCATCAATTGCTTCATATAGCATGGGATACTTTTTATCTACATAACTAGCTTTATACTCCTCTTCTCTGATTACAATAGTAGGTTTTTTATAGTCTATATTGTAGTTTTTAAGAATCTTTTTTACATATTCAAAATCATATTTAAAGTTTTTTAGCCAGATTAGCGGGTCTATGAAGTTGTATTCATAAATTTGAGAGCTATCTAGCCCAAATCTCTCTATAACTTCATCTGGAACTACAAAAGGTTTAAACATCTTATGTGCTAGAGGGATAGTTAGTCTAGCTTGAGGCAAGGCTCTTGTAAAATTTGTTTTGTAGTCTGAGAGAGGAATATCGTAAAAATTTATGATTTTGATTCCCAAACCAAAAGCAGCCCTGCAAGCATCAACAGAAGAGAGGCAGACAAGTCTATCTATATGATGCTCATTTAAAAACTCCATAAACTTTATCTGTCTATCTATAGATGCTCTAAATTTAGACTCCAAGCTGCCCCCACCAAAATTACCTATGTTTGTATAAGGAAGATTACATAAGTCAAGTAACTCTATAGTCTCTTTATATCCTTCCCCACCTCTTGTAGTTATGAAGACCTCTTTTTGTTTTTGTATCTCTTTTATGATTGGCTCAAAAAAAAGCACTGATTTTGGGGTAACTAAATCAAACCATATCATCTACATGTACACCTTTTTATACCATCTACAAAATATATATAAAGAGTAAACATGCTGTTTGAAGTGACCACGCTTACCCTCTTCATATAAAAATGTGAGAAAATCATCGTTAAATATACCTAATTGTTTATTAACATCAAGCAATAGATTTAAAATTTCTTCACTGTGGGCATCATATAGCCACTCTATAAAAGGAGAACTAAACCCTTTTTTTCTTCTGTCTATGATTGAATTAGGAAGATAATTTCTTGCGATTTTTTTTAAGATAGCTTTGTTTGTATCTCCAATTTTAATGCTTGATTCAACTCCTAGCAGATACTCAACTAAATGATGGTCTAAAAAAGGTGCTCTTAGCTCTAAAGAGTGCGCCATTGACATGCGATCTACTTTAGTCATCAAAACCTCTGCAATCCAAATGCTGAAATCTATGTATGTTAACCACTGCTCAGGAGGATAAGTTGAGACATAAGGGTGTAAAATAGGAGCTATTTTTTTAGAGAATAACCTTTGAAGTTGGGCATAAGTAAATGTTTCACCGCTAGATTGGTAAACTTGTTGATTGTTTAAGCGGCGATTGTTGTATTCCCACTCTTTTGTTAAATCAAAAGGAGTTTTTTGAGGGTTTTTAAGGTGATAATAATTTAACATCTTAAAATAGTTGTCATAACCTAAAAAACTCTCATCGCTCCCCTCGCCACTCAAACAAACCTTAAACCCTTGATTATGAATCTCTTTTGATAAGATATATGTTGGAATACACGCAGAATCAGCCATTGGTTCATCAAGATGCTCTAAAACTTTCTCAATCGCCTCCAAATACTCATCTTTTGATATTTTATACTCATGGTGAATGGTGCCAATATACTCAGATGCAGCTTTTGCAAAGCCAAGTTCACAGTAGTGCTTATGCTCATCATAACCGATAGAAAAAGTGTGTACTTTGTGTTTTGATTTTTTTGCATAAAGAGCTGTTATGAAAGAGGAGTCTAAACCTCCAGAGAGCAGAGTTGCTACTTCTACATCTCCAACAAGGCGCTTTTGTACAGCATCATTTAAAAGCTTCTCAACATCTTTTAAAATCTGTTTTTCATCATAATGAGTTATTTTTATATCTGCTAAAGAGTAGTAAGTGCTAACTTTTATATCGCTGTTTTGATGGAGTAGATAAGAAGAGGCTGGGAGTTTTTTAACTCCACTGTAGAAAGTATTCTCTCCTTGAGGAGATTGAAGTGCGAGGTATTGCCAGAGTGCTTCTTCATTTAGTTTAGGCGTTGTTTTGAGCATCTTAAGTATAGCTTTTATCTCAGAAGCAAAATAAAACTTCCCTTTTTCACAGTAGTAATAAAGAGGTTTTTTACCAAAGCGGTCTCTTGCACAAAAGAAAAGATTTTTCTCTTTGTCATAAATACAAAAAGCGAACATCCCCTCTAAGCTGTTTAAAAAATCAAAACCAAATTTTTGATATAAACGGATTAAAACTTCACTATCACTCTTTGTTACACACTCTAAAGAGAACTCTTTGATAAGCTCTTTGTAGTTATAAATCTCTCCATTAAAAACCAAAGTTATTTCATCAAAAATCATTGGTTGATTTGCTTCTTCATCTAAGTCAATTATACTAAGCCTTGTATGAGCGAAAAACATCTCATTTTGAATAATATAATTTTGATAATCCTCCCCTCTATGTTTTAGAGAATTAAGAACTTCATTATGGTTAAAGTTTATCTCAGTAGAGCCAATTATTCCGCACATTTAACTACTCCTAAGAGTACATGTGATATTAGTTGTTTGTAATTTTGCATACTTTTTTCAGTTGTAAAAGGCTCAACATCATTTTTTTGTAGTTTTTTTAGCTCTTTTGTAATACTTTTATCATTTGAATACTTCAATATCAGAGCAGATAACGCATCTATGTCTCCTACATCAAAGAGATTTCCATAGTCGTTTAATATCTCATCATAACCACTGTATTTAGATGCAATTAACGCTGAGGTAGAGAGCATCTCTAAGACCGTATTTGAAAATCCCTCTTGATACGATGGCATAATACAAAAATCTGCTTTGTGCATGTAGTGGTAAGGCTCAGAGATATTTCCCATAAGAAAAACTCTGTGAGAGAGGTTATAGGAGTTTATCATCTCTTGGAGTTCGTCTCTAAGTAAACCTTCACCGATTAGAAGTAAGTTTTGAGATATGTTGGCGTGAATCTTATGGTAAGCTCGTATCAAGTCCTTTTGCCCTTTTTGCGGATGCAGTCTGCCAACATGAAGTATGTAGCTAAAGTCTAGATTTACCTCTTTGCTGCTTTGTTCTAAAATCATAGATTTGTCTATGCCATTGTAGATATTTAGAGCATTTATTTTCTCAGAAATATCTAAAAGCTCTTTTTTTATAAAGTCACTAACACAAACAACAGCTTGAGCATTTTTGTAGAGTTTTGTGATATTTTCAAAATAAAAATCTGGAGTTAGCAGATGCACTCTTGATGATTTTGTGTAAACATTTTTTAAACTAATTCTGCAAGATATTATCCTCTTTGCATCTGAATCTATGGATAGGGATAAAATATTGTGATAATCTTCATAGCTAAAAATCAAATCTGGTCTCAACTTTTGTACAAATTTAGAGAGTTCTTTTTTTCTATAGTTAAAGATGTTTATTCCAGAATCTTCATCGCTGAGGTCCATTTTTTGCATCTGTACTGTTTCTACTGTTATATTCTCACGAAGCAAGTAGCAAATTGGTTTACTCTCTTCAAAAAGCAAGAGCGAGCAGTCATAAATATCTGATAGCGAATTAGCCAACATAGAAACACTCTTTTGTACCCCACCAATATCAAGGTTTTGAGTAAGAAATAGAATCTTTTTCATTTGTAATGTGTGATATATAAAATATCATCTCTCTTCTGCTTTATTAACATCAAACTTAAGAGTCTTGAGCTTCTAAGCCAGCCAATGACGCTGACTATAAATACAAATTTTTTCACTGCAAATCCCAGTTTAATATTAAGGATATATAATAACAAAAACTATATAAAGAGCATAGTAAATGTTATCTATAATTGAAAAATTTCCTACCAGAATTGCTATAGAATTGACACCAATATGCAATCTAGCTTGCAATATGTGCCCTAGACATATCATTGATAAAAATAGCGGTTTTCTTGATTTTGAATTATGGAAAAGGTTATTAGATGAAATCAAAGAGTTTTCCCCAGATACTATTGTTTTGCCTTTTTGGAGAGGAGAGAGTCTTCTTCATAAAGAGTTTGTCAAATTCTCCAAGTATGCCCTAGAAAAAAACATCAGATTACACATCTCTACAAATGGACACCATGTTAAAGATGAAAAAGCTAAAATCTTATCAAAGTATGAGTTTATAACGTTTTCTCTTCATACAAAAGAGGGTTTTGAAAGTGCTCTTGATTTTGTAAAAAAATATAAAACTAATACAAATACTATTCAAGCTTCATTTGTAGAGTGTGAAAGTGAAATGATGCCTTTTTTAGATGAGCTAATTCAATCAGAGAACTTTTGCGGCTTTGATGCTATTAGGCTTTATGAGGAGCATACAAAGGAGGGCAAGTTTGGATATTCAGGAAAAGAGATATTTGAGTCAAGAATCTTTTGCCCAAAATTGACAAACACTTTAGTTATATCATCTGATGGCTATATATCAAGATGCAACCATATCTGGAAAACAGAAAATTACAATCTAAACACTAAAAGTATAAAAGAAGCTTGGGCAAGTGAAGTTATGGGTGATATAAAAAACAATTATCCCGATAGTATGTGTTTGTCATGTGACCAATGGAGCGGAAATACAAATGGAAAAATATGGAAAAAAGAAGATAATTTACTTAGTGAAATAAACATAGGAAATATTTAGTAAATATGCAAAATATTATCATGGAAATTTTGAACTCCTTAGATGTTAAAAGAGGTGATAGAGTTCTAGATTTTGGTTGTGGTGATGCAAACCTAGTAAAATTTATCAATGAGAATGAATATACATGCTACGGAGTAGATATTCAATTAGATATCATAAATTTAGCAAAAAGAAGATTTCAAGAATCATTTCTAAACCCTGATTTACTAAGAGCTATCCCAATAATAAGAGATGGTTATACCATTAAAAATCATGGCTTCAGATTACCTTTTGAAGATGAGTTTTTTGATTGTGTAGTATCTTTTCAAGTCTTTGAACATATTAGCAATATAGAAGAAGTTATTAAAGAGCTTTATCGAGTTGTAAAAGTTGATGGTAAAGTTTACTTAGAGTTTCCATCTAGCTATACGATAGTTGAGCCGCATCTTGAAATACCATTCGTACATTATTTAAAATATAGTAAATTTAGAGAAAATTACATCTTTTTTTTTGCAAAGCTAAAAAAAATAGATGAGCCAAGAAAGTATGCCAAGATACAAAATGATTATTTAAAAACATCATGCTTTTACAGGTTTCATAATGAGTTTGACAAGCTGTTTAAAGATGGCGGTTTTGCCAAAAAAGACTACTCGTACGAAAGACGTTCTCTTAGAGTGCAAAAAGACAAAGTTTTTACATTAAGAGAACTTCTTTTATATAAACAAAGAAGATATGATAATAAGAGTAATTTAAATAGTTTTGGTTACGGAGTGAAAATATACTTAAAAATACATGCATTTTTTTACTCTATTCTAACAAACAGAATGATAGTTTTTACAAAGGAAGATAAATGAATATACCTATCTCCAAACCTTATTTTGATGAATGCGAAGATGAAAATATACTAAAACCGTTGCATAGCGGTTGGGTTGTTCAGGGGAAGTTTGTTCAAGAATTCCAAACTCTTTTTGCCTCACATGTAGAGGTAAAATATGCACATGCCACAACGAGTTGTACAACAGCTCTTCATTTGGCTTTAGTCGCTTTGGATATTGGAGCTGATGATGAAGTAATAATTCCATCTTTTACATATATAGCAACAGCAAATGTTGTAGAACATGTAGGTGCAAAACCACTCTTCTGCGATATAGAACTTGATAGTTTTAACATGGATGTCAGTA
Proteins encoded:
- a CDS encoding transketolase is translated as MSNLVSKQDIMKELYSYFKEDESMVLLAGDMGFAVLDEFFDNHSNRAFNTGINEQATVSMAAGMSMTGLKPIIYSQIPFITMRAYEQLRYDVNEHKLNIKIIGVGADNYFSMLGRSHCMDDDDIKLISILKNILILSPTKESVRDEVKKMIEHNGPVYMRSL
- a CDS encoding glycosyltransferase family protein, encoding MIEPDTYFLSSKEALRVAKQQNRSDDQDHEFLQVCYYNGEKIDSNLANLVHLPINSLVDDLAQGEFRLPTKIDFNGLDILQEEVDVISENLTKAINEAQLFRQKLNNIYVDRLKNAKLDFNEPLRFYLFAHSCTTVMQHISKNIADTLIEMGYEVFFHLYEGHEEYNNYKKIFEFNPHVTININFIRNSFLSDDVFNFVWVQDPMPYLSDDSKITLRKRDYIFSLVNLIDDLLEKKGVEFQRQSFCVNEKIYKLNPSIKREKKIVFIGSSYLDFIPEDNDQVNEAVKFMISFFHAGGEFTDEKIDKISNTFRLDKHYLSARIIPFIIRDISLIDLCQIKSKYKIEIYGSGWDKYEVLRPYYKGVLNYGEEIAEVYNSATFAFAPHQNYILQQRTLEAAACGAIPIVYDCRKLSKEKSYSEAVVFFKTFEDIEKVLLKKSPKKDFKRLLQENSYKGFIQKLLNIINDGQPNG
- a CDS encoding transketolase yields the protein MINSKEIRHKTIKLSCDTGAGHLAPSLSTVEILSVLFNKYLKYTKNNPQDDSRDRFILSKGHGAYAYYIILNELGFLPDFELEKFNTDEASIKGCLTQNSNYMIEASTGSLGHGLPIAVGMAQSFKIQNKPNRVICMVGDGEMQEGSNMEALMLAYRFKLDNLMVIVDANNLQAMGRVDDIALDNNRLSKVLSSFIDDGFYDIDGHNEELISECFDKFYNTKNKNFSIMFARTIKGKGVTILEDSQKHHFRCPTLDGYVLELDNE
- a CDS encoding radical SAM protein, with product MQIKKDNKIILDATKIYWHQERIKQWDKGERIVPITIDMALTRACNYGCHFCYARLQENDRFDITKDVIDNFLEDCAEIGVKAISLVSDGESTLSPVYEHTIIRGSQLGLSMAVATHGYNTRYEALERILPHLTYLRVNISAGEAKRYGEIMGVKEDYFYQVIQNIKDMVEIKKKNNLSVTIGMQMVLMPEDADQVIPLAKLGKEIRPDYLVVKHTSDSEDGALGVDYSKYAELTHILEEAESYSDDEYQVSVKWSKINSEGKRSYQKCYGAPFQLQISGSGLVAPCGMFFNEKYSRFHIGNITQTRFRDIVKSEKYWEIMNHISSENFDAQTMCGSLCLQHKVNEFLDDYKKGLHPLEAPTGEKPQHINFI
- a CDS encoding SIS domain-containing protein, with the protein product METFTKQYISKLVDTLKKSDLKSISKIVDALDNAKGKIYIIGNGGSAATASHMVNDLGAGLRRRGIKSFDVESLSDNTPVCSALANDIGYKNIFYMQLKDRLKPEDILIAISCSGNSKNITKAVKYAKKIGSKIIGITGFDGGKLKKRSDINFHVETDAGEYGIVEDMHMVLNHIIYSYYISKA
- a CDS encoding radical SAM/SPASM domain-containing protein — encoded protein: MADTYSIDSHKLLYHPLEVSKWYETKDDWEKQKEIYPIYLEITPIGSCNHRCTFCSVDYIGYKSIKQDEKILGDRIREMASLGVKSIMFAGEGEPTLYKPLPNILDICSEVGIDTSLTTNAVAINETTVKNYVKNCKWIKVSINAGDRDTYASVHQTKPEDFDKVVDNLSTAVKIKKENNYSCTIGAQMLLLPENMQSAILLAKKMSQIGVDYLVIKPYTQSLYGTSRKYEGLTYKSMMGLEEELKKYETDEFKVIFRANTMKKLEELKQPYEKCYATPFFWGYIMADGSVYSCSAFLGNENFNLGNINTQTFKEIWQGDKRKQNINYVKNELDISSCRKNCRMDEVNRYLWALKHPNAHVNFI
- a CDS encoding DUF354 domain-containing protein, whose product is MIWFDLVTPKSVLFFEPIIKEIQKQKEVFITTRGGEGYKETIELLDLCNLPYTNIGNFGGGSLESKFRASIDRQIKFMEFLNEHHIDRLVCLSSVDACRAAFGLGIKIINFYDIPLSDYKTNFTRALPQARLTIPLAHKMFKPFVVPDEVIERFGLDSSQIYEYNFIDPLIWLKNFKYDFEYVKKILKNYNIDYKKPTIVIREEEYKASYVDKKYPMLYEAIDEIQKLTNSNIIIIPRYESNYLKKAFPLASVLEEKVEIQHLLFFCDLFIGGGGTINSEACFLGTPTISTRSFISHYDKYQIDNNLMVWVETKEELIKKAKLLIGTKVDTRAIKQMSIDIDDMIKNILS
- a CDS encoding GDP-mannose 4,6-dehydratase, which gives rise to MKYLVLGSNSFSGGSFINYLLDNEEDAKIFAISRSAEYHDSLLAYKNNPKQNRVKFFQLDINNDSQNISDLIFDNKIDYIINFAAQGMVAQSWDAPLEWFNTNTLSLVALLDKIYKFSFIKKFVQVSTPEVYGSCNNIKESMALLPSSPYAASKASADLILYSYFKTHGFPINYTRASNVYGAYQQLYRIIPKTILMIKKNQKLQLHGGGKAVRSFIHIDDVCKATLKIAKEAKSGEIYHLSDTKTISIYDLVNLICNKLGKNILEQIELVQERTSEDNLYLMNNEKLLREFNLTPHVKLSDGIDDVVRWMELNYEDLKNFPDHYIHKA